A window of Haloarcula sp. H-GB4 contains these coding sequences:
- a CDS encoding methyl-accepting chemotaxis protein has product MFEQIRTYIYGQGSRSSDAGARRADGGFVASDGQTRFLIDAIDPNSPHLDDCFDDPDKAAIGTQHVERQFDLEPNELQALIDDYEAAGISQREFIATQGFVTESLVEGAFDQLRDELGPDAQAAIDSVEAELRDGLQTTQSLSQAGVNAFTEPTAESGSSSGFDYHDILQHIGTPLFVLDPNGDILSWNSSIENLTGVSEAEAKEMEMASMAFYPDGRRGQTLADKVLDAPETTHTEYDVPKVEDEDFTLYRDTSVMADQHGNERHISFSAAPIYDDDGELIAVVEMVQDRTDEANRHEAVTSLVNEVKSTMAALKNGRLDARASFDRTDGGEYVDDQLYGVVGSLNDMAEQVEQLADQVDEQAQQLAVTIEQANSSAADVETRVTEQTDSLTQAADNIQDIGAGMEEVAATSSEVASAAQRAKAAAEDGSDAGEAVMDVTDGLAETSEDLVDTVTDLDDQMDEVSEIVEIIADVAEQTNMLALNANIEAARAGESGSGFAVVADEVKTLANETGEYASEISTSITTIQNQATETAEMVETSHEQVERAESEIEDALDALDQISDAVEEATRGIQEVADANDDQASAIENVTSMVEDAQNHAQEAETATKEIVKATDRQEDAVTELTDRVGELTNAD; this is encoded by the coding sequence ATGTTCGAACAGATCCGCACCTACATCTACGGCCAGGGGTCCCGTTCTTCGGACGCTGGGGCCCGGCGGGCGGACGGCGGGTTCGTCGCGAGTGACGGACAGACTCGCTTTTTGATCGACGCTATTGACCCAAACTCGCCGCATCTCGACGATTGCTTCGACGACCCGGATAAGGCCGCTATCGGGACCCAGCACGTCGAGCGACAGTTCGACCTCGAACCTAACGAACTCCAAGCGCTGATCGACGACTACGAAGCCGCCGGGATCAGCCAGCGCGAGTTCATCGCAACACAGGGCTTTGTCACCGAATCGCTCGTCGAAGGTGCGTTCGATCAACTCCGAGACGAACTCGGTCCGGACGCACAGGCCGCTATTGACTCTGTCGAGGCGGAGCTCCGCGATGGGCTGCAAACGACGCAGTCTCTCTCTCAGGCCGGCGTCAACGCGTTCACCGAACCCACAGCGGAAAGCGGCTCCAGCAGCGGGTTCGACTATCACGACATACTACAGCATATTGGAACACCGCTCTTTGTTCTGGATCCGAACGGCGATATCCTTAGCTGGAACAGTTCGATCGAAAACCTCACCGGCGTCTCTGAAGCCGAAGCAAAGGAAATGGAGATGGCCAGCATGGCGTTCTATCCGGACGGCCGACGCGGACAGACGCTCGCTGACAAGGTTCTCGACGCCCCGGAGACGACCCACACGGAGTACGATGTGCCGAAAGTCGAGGACGAGGACTTCACGCTGTACCGCGACACGAGCGTAATGGCCGACCAGCATGGGAATGAACGTCATATCTCGTTCAGTGCTGCCCCGATTTACGATGACGACGGCGAACTCATCGCGGTCGTTGAAATGGTTCAGGACCGAACTGACGAGGCCAACCGTCACGAGGCTGTGACGAGCCTAGTCAATGAGGTTAAATCGACCATGGCTGCACTCAAGAACGGCCGCCTCGACGCCCGGGCGTCGTTCGACCGGACCGACGGCGGTGAGTACGTCGACGACCAACTGTACGGAGTCGTCGGCTCGCTCAACGATATGGCTGAACAGGTCGAGCAGTTAGCGGACCAGGTAGACGAGCAGGCACAGCAACTCGCAGTCACTATCGAGCAGGCGAATTCGTCCGCAGCGGACGTCGAGACCCGGGTAACCGAGCAGACGGACTCCCTCACGCAGGCGGCCGACAACATCCAGGACATCGGGGCCGGGATGGAGGAGGTCGCCGCGACGTCTAGCGAAGTGGCGTCAGCGGCCCAGCGCGCGAAGGCGGCCGCTGAGGACGGGTCGGACGCCGGTGAAGCTGTCATGGACGTTACCGACGGGCTTGCCGAGACGAGCGAAGACCTCGTGGACACCGTCACCGACCTTGACGACCAGATGGACGAGGTGAGCGAGATCGTCGAGATAATCGCCGACGTGGCGGAGCAGACGAATATGCTCGCGCTGAACGCCAACATCGAGGCGGCCAGAGCCGGCGAAAGCGGGAGCGGGTTCGCTGTCGTTGCCGACGAGGTCAAGACACTCGCCAACGAGACGGGCGAGTACGCCTCCGAGATTTCGACGAGCATTACGACGATTCAGAATCAGGCGACCGAGACGGCCGAAATGGTCGAGACCTCTCACGAACAGGTCGAGCGTGCGGAGTCCGAGATCGAAGACGCGCTGGATGCACTTGACCAGATTTCCGACGCCGTTGAGGAAGCGACACGGGGCATTCAGGAGGTTGCCGACGCCAACGACGACCAGGCGAGCGCTATCGAGAACGTGACTTCGATGGTCGAAGACGCACAGAACCACGCCCAAGAAGCTGAAACGGCAACGAAAGAGATCGTCAAGGCCACCGATAGACAGGAAGATGCGGTCACCGAACTGACCGACCGAGTCGGCGAACTCACCAACGCAGACTGA